The Polyangia bacterium region AGCGCAGCGACGGTACCGCGCGGATCCCGCGGCCGGCGCCGCTGGGACCACCCGGTTGCACCGCGTCGCCGTTCGCCGGCGCGTAGGCGTGGTCGGGATCGTGGCAGGTCGCGCACGACATCTGCCCCGACGCCGACAGCGCCTGGTCGAAGAACAGCGCCCGGCCGACCAGCGCGGCCGCGCTGAGCGGCAGCGGCCCGCCGATGGGCGTCGTCGGACTGCCGGCCGGTGGCGTCGACGCGGCGGCGTCTCTACCGCGACACGCCCCCAGCGCGCCCGTCGCCGCCAACAGCCAGGCGACGCAGGCGCCGGTCTTCGCGATCCGCATCGTCCTTCGTCGCGGCTATTTCTTCAGCGACCAGATGTTGATCTGGTTGCTGTCCGGTCCCACTTGCAGCGGCCGGCTGTCATCCGCCGTGCCTTTTTGTACGTAGGTCGCCGGGATGACGTAGGCGTGGTTCATCGGCCGCACGGAATCAAAGTGCGTGTCCGCGCTGCCGGTGAACTCCGGCAGGTTCAGGATGTTCTGAGCGATGAACCTCTCGGTGTACTTCGAACGGTTCATGTACGAAGCGTCGCTGGTCGGATCGGCCAGCATGAACATGTCCTGCAGCGTGCGCACGAACGAGAAGTGGCTGTAGACGTCGTTGTCCGAGACGCCCTTGGGCGCATTCGGCTGGTTGGTCAGCACGCCGTAGATGCTCTTGCCGTGGCCCTTGTTGCCGAGGTTGTACTTGGCGTTCGACGGGTCGGGCGAGAAGGTGCCGTCCGGGTTTTGCACCAGCGGGTTGTTGATGACGCTCTTTCCCGCCTTCCAGCCGCAGCACGAGTTCAGGTCCGCCGTGGCGTTGCCTTCGTCGAACATGATCACCACGGCCATGCGCTTGGCCGGGTTCTGCCACAGCGGCGAGGCCTGGATCCGCTTGACCAGCTTGTCGACGTAGTTGTCGCCGCGGGCCAGGATGTTGCCGCCGGTGGCCACCGGTACGTTGTTGGACACGCTGCTGCAGTCGCTGGCGGTTCCCGACTTGCCGCCCGAGGTGCCAGTGACACCGATGCCGTGCATGTCGTCGCACTGGTCGGGGACCACGAAGTTCAGGGTGCCGATGTTTCCGCTGCCGAGGTCGGTCCCCAGCTGATCGATATCGTAACCGGTGGGGATCGCATACGCCTTGCTGCTCATCAGCGCGGCGTCCCACTGGCCGCCGCCCATCGTTCGGTTGCTGTACTTGAACTCGGGCGCGCTGCGAACGTTCTGAAAGGCCATGCCGGGGTGGTGCTTGGTCTTGTAAAGACCGGCCGGCAGCGGCAACAGCAGATTGGGATCGCCGATGGTGGCAGCATTGCCGGCCAGCGTCCCGGGTGCGTAGACGTTGTCCGCGGCCACCACCGCGGGATCAGAGACGCTGTCGGTGCGGAAGTCCTGGCCGGGGTTCATCGACTCGCTATAGGTCCGCCAGGTCATGCCGGCGCCGGTGATGGCGGTGAACAGGTTCTGCTTGCCGACGATGTTGTGGTTGGTGCCCACCGTCTGGGTGCAGGTGGTGGCGAACGGCGAGCTGCCGAGGCCCGGCTGATTCTTGTCGGGCACCGGCAGATCCTGAACCGCGTTGGCCCCGGTGGCGTCGCAGTTCCATTGCGAATCGTCGGTGATGCCGAAGTCATCGGCGCCGCCGAGCGCGGTGTAGTTCGGCTCGCTGGGGTTGCCGGTGGCGTAATAGCTGGCGGCCTGGTTGCCGGACGCCAGGAGCGCGTTGATCTTGGGCGCGAAGGCCGAGTTCAAGATCGCCTGGCTGGACTTGTTCTCCAGCATGATGACGAAGATGTGGTCGTAGCGCGGGATGCCCTCGACGGCGAACGCCGCCTGCTCGGCCTGCGCGAAAGTGATCGGCTGGCGAGTCTCGACCACGGTGGCGGTGGCGGGCGTGACCCCGCCGAGGCCGGTCAGTTCGGGATCGCCGCCGGCGACGGCCAGCGCGTCCGGGTACAGATCGCCACGATCCAGCTTGGTCACCGCGTAGCTGAAGCGGCCGGCCAGCACCACCTCCTCGCGCAGCACGGCGGTTTGATCGGCGGCGCCGAGGCCATTGGCGTCGGCCAGGACCTGATCCGGCGCCACACCCAGGCGAGCCGACAGGGTCTTCTTCTCGCTGGCATAGTCGCTGCCGTTGGCTTCCAGGGCCCGCATGATCTCGGTCGACGCCGGGCTCAGCACGACGTTGCCGGCCTGCTCGGAAATCTGGGCGCCGGCGACGCGGAAGACGTTGCGCGACGGGTTGGGCAAGCCGTTGGCGGTGTTCACCGCGTCGGTGCCGATGTCGGCGATCACCGGCGCGCTGGCGGTGGTCAGCAGCGCGAAGTGGCCGCTGGCGTCGGTGGTCACCGGCGCCTCGGTCGGATCGCACTTGCCGTTGTTGTTGGCGTCGCCGCACACCTTCGCGCCCTGGTAATAGCCGGCGTGAACCATCGGCTCGGTGGGGCTGCCGGGGACGAACAGCGCGCTTTGCACCACGCCGCTGACGGCGCCGGTGCAGGTGACCTGCGTGCTGATGGTGTTGGCGCAGCCGGGCGTGGTGTCGCCGTCGGCGACCGTCAGCGAGACGGTGGCCGTGCCCGGCGTGGTGCAGCGGAAGGTCGGGTTCGGCGCGGCCGGATCACTCAACGTGCCGGCGCTGGCGCTCCATTGATAGGTCAGCGCGGCCGGGCCGTGGTCGGTGTCGTGCGCGGCGCTGGTCAGCGCGATGGTCGAGCCCACCAGCGCTTCGCCGGGGTTGGCGCCGATGCCGTCCGCCACCGGGCACACGTTGATGACGCCGCTCACCATCACCGAGCCGGTGCGCGGCGCCTCGTGACAGTCGAGGGCGATCGTCACCGCCGTGGTCATGTGGGCGATGACGTCGAAGTCAGCCGCGCCCGCGCAGGCGGTGGTTCCGTCGGTGGCCGTCGCCGACAGCGTGAGGTGATAGCCCTTGCCCGCCGGCAGCGCGGCGATGGTGGCGGCGATCTTCGTCGAGTTGGAAAGGTTGATGGTCCCCGTCTGCGAGAAACCGCCCGGCCCGCCGATGCTGTAGCTGGCCTGGGTCAACGTCACGCCCGGCGCGACCTGCAACGCGAAGGCGACGCTGCCGGTGTTGTCGTACGGCTGGGCCATCGCCGTGCCGCCGTTGCTGCCGCCGTGACTGTTGCAGCTCAACGTTGTCACAGACGTGTAACCTAACAGCGCCAGCGCGAGCATCGACATCTTCCCAACGGTTCTCTTCATCGTGACCCTCCGCGAAATTTCGCGTCGGATGTGCAAGGGTCGTTCCCGTCAGGACCGGCAGAGTCGAGGCAGCAATGGGGCCTGGCCTCTCCGAGGATCGAAATGCGCCTACGATTTTCGGAGGCGGCGCGCGCGATCGCGCTCGCTGGCTAACCGCTGTTGCGCAGGCCGGCCGCCACGCCGTTGATGGTCAGGTGCACGGCGCGGCGCAGCTCATCGCTGTTGCCGTCGTTGGAGCGCAGGCGGCGCAGCAGATCGACCTGCAGGTGATTCAGCGGATCAATATAGGGAATTCGGTTGCGCAGGCTGTAGGCCAGCGAGCGGTTGTCCTGCAGCAACGTCTTCGCACCCGAGATGGCAAAGAACGCCTTGCGCGTCGCTTCGTGCTCGGCGTGGATGCGGCCAAAGATGGCGTTGCGCAGCTTCTTGTCGCTGACCAGCCCGGCGTAGCGCGAGGCGATGCCCATGTCGGTCTTGGCCAGCACCATGTCCAGCTTGTCCACGAGGGTGCGGAAGAACGGCCAGCGCGCGTACATCGCGCGCAGCAGGGCCACCCGGCGCGGGCGTTCTTTTTCCAGATAGCGGTTCACCGCCGTGCCGAATCCGTACCAGCCGGGGATGGCCTGCCGGCACTGGCCCCAGCTGAAGACCCAGGGGATGGCGCGCAGGTCCTCGATGCGATCGCTGCTCTTGCGGCTGGAGGGACGGCTGCCGATGTTGAGGTGGCTGATCTCGTTGATCGGCGTGGCCTCGCGGAAATAACCGATGAACCCCGGCGTCTCGTAGACCAGGTGACGGTATTCGCGGAAGGCGTGGCCGGACAGTTCTTCCATCGTTTGATAGAAAGCCGCCCGGTCGGACTCGGAGCTGCCGCCGTCAAGCAGGGTCGCCTCCATGGTCGCCGCCACCAGCGCCTCCAGGTTGCGATAGCCGACCACCGGGTCGGCGTACTTGCTGGCGATGACCTCGCCTTGTTCGGTCAGGCGCAGCTGGCCGTTGACGCTGCCGCGGGGCTGGGCGCGCACGGCGTAATAGCTGGGGCCGCCGCCGCGTCCGACCGTGCCGCCGCGCCCGTGAAACAGGCGAATGCCCACGCCGTGTTTTTCGAAGACGTCGACCAGCGACATCTCGGCTTTGTAGAGCTCCCAGTTCGACGTCAAAAAGCCGCCGTCCTTGTTGCTGTCGGAATAGCCCAGCATCACCTCTTGAATGTCGTCGCGGCTCTCCAGCAATTGTCGGTACGCCGGCGACGAGAAGAGCTGATCCATGATCCCGCCGCAGGCGCGCAGATCCTCGATGGTCTCGAACAGCGGGATGATGTTGACGCCGAGGCGCGGCTCTTGCCCCGGCACCAGCAGGCCGGCTTCTTTCAGCAGGAGCGCCACCTCGAACACGTCGCTGGGTCCGGCGGTCATCGAGATGACGTAGTTGGGGACGGCGCGCGCGCCGAAGCGCTGGTGCAAGCCGGCGGCGACGTCCAGCGTGCGCAGCGCTTCGGTGGTCTCGTCGCTGTAGGTCAGATGCGGCGACACCAGCGGGCGCGATGTCCCGAGCTCGCGCAGCAACAGTTGTTGCCGTTCTGATTCGCCCAGCGATTCATAGCTGTCGCGGCCGGTGGCGCGGGCCAAAATCTCGCGCACCACCCGGGCATGGACCGCGCTGTGCTGGCGCAGGTCCAGCGACGACAGGTGAAACCCGAACACCTCGACCGCGCGCCGCAACCGACGCAGGCGTCCGTCCGCCACCAGCTCGGCGCCGTCGTTGGACAGCGACAGGCCGATGACGTCCAGGTCGGCGATCAGCTCGGCGGGCGTGGCGTACGGCTCGGCCGGACCCAGCGCCGCGTGCGGGGCCGGCGTCTCGCCCGACAGGGTCCGCGCCGTCGCCGCCAGCCGCGCGTAGATCCCGGTCAGGGCGCGGCGAAACGGCTCTTGTTCGCGGGTCACCGCGCGGTCGGGCGACAGCGCCGCCAGCTTGACCAGCTCGGGCGGCACGTCGACATAGCGCGAGGACAAGGACAGCTCGCTGCCAAGCAGGTGCACCTCGCCAAGATAGTGCTCCAGGATCAGCGCCGCCTGCCTCTGCAGCGCGTGCCCCGTCACCTCGTGCGTGACGTGCGGGTTGCCGTCGCGGTCGCCGCCGATCCAGCTGGCCACGCGCAGGAACGCGCCGATGTGTACGCCGCGGCCGAGGGCGGTTTCCAGATCGGCATAGAGCTTGGGAATGACCTTGAGGAAGGTGCTGCGAAAATAGGTCAGGCCGTTTTCGATCTCGTCGGCGACGGTTGGTTTGACCGCCCGCACCTCGCTGGTCTTCCACAAGATCAGGATCTCGCGGCGCAGATCACGTTCAATTTCGTCCAGCTGCGCCGACCCGGCTCCCCCCCGATCGCGCGCCGCCAGATAGGCAGCGATGGCCCGGTGTCGCTCAAGGATGCTCTTGCGCTGCACCTCCGTCGGGTGCGCCGTCAGCACCGGTTCCACCCGCGCCCGTTCGAAGAACGAGACCATCTTGCGCGTCGGCACCTGCGCCGCCCGCAGCCGCTGCAGCGCGAAGGCGATGGTGCCCGGCTTGGGCAGTTGCGCCGTCAACTGGCGGGCGCGGCGGCGGCGATTCTGGTGCACGTCCTCGGCGACATTGGCCAGGTGGTGGAAGTAGCTGAACGCCCGCACCACGTGGGTCGCCTGCTCCTGATCCAGCGCGGCGATGGTCTTCTCCAGCGTGCGCAGGCTACCCATGTCGTGATCGCGCCGGTACTGAATGGCGGTGCGACGGATGTTCTCGACCAGCGTGAAGATGCGCTCGCCCGCTTGCTCGCGAATGGTGTCGCCCAAGAGCCGCCCGAGAAAGCGGATGTCTTCGTGCAGGGCCACGTCCTCGCCCTTCGCTGTCGTCCGTTTCATCAGCGTCGGAGAATCGCACACCAGCGTGAGAGGTGAAGTCAGAATCGTCGACGATCGCAAGGCGGCGCGGGGATCTCGAAGATCTTGTTTCAGGACGGCAAGGTGGCGGGGTGGCGCCGCTTCCTTGTGACCAAACGCCGGCTGATCCACGCTATGCGTATGAAACGCGCAAATCTCGTGCTTCGTGACGATCTCCTGGAGGAGGCCACCCGGCTCAGCGGCGAGAAGACTTACTCGCGCGTCGTCGAACGTTCGCTGGAAGAATTCATCGCCCGTCGCAAGGCCCAACAGATCCTCAGTCTGCAAGGTAGCGGTCTGTGGCAAGGCGACCTGGCAGTTGTGCGGCGCGACGCCCCCGCGCGCCGGGCCCGGCGCCGATGAATCGCCAAACGCTGGCGCGGCGACCGCGATGATCCTGGTCGACACCTCTGTCTGGATCGAATCCTTCCGGCGCGGCGGGCGCCGCATCGACGCCTTGGTCTCGTTGGACGATGTCGTCAGCTACCGAGCGGTCTGCAGGAAGTGCTACAGGGATTTGATGATGATCGGGCGTTCGGCAACGCCCGCACCGCAATGCAATGCGCTGGCACAGATCGAATCGCCGCTGGCAGCCTCCGTCTTCGACGAAGCGGTCGACCTTTACCGCGCCGCCCGCAAGCGGGGCCTCACCGTCCGTTCGTCGGTGGACTGCCTGATCGCCGCCTGCGCCTTGCGCCACGACCTGGAAGTTCTGCACCGCGACCGTGATTACGAGGCATTGGCCTCTGTCTCGCTGCTGCGGCAGCGAAACACGCGGTAGAGGGAGGCCCCGTCGCTTCGGCGAAGCCACAACGTTGTCGTCCGATCGCGGCGTTCTGGGTACTGCTTTCGGCGCCAAGACGGTGGGCGCCTCGGTGCTACCTCAGACGGACCGCAACGTCTACGATTTTCCTGGCGTCGCTTAACGTCTGCGATAGGAGCCGCTCTCACAAAAACGGAAAATCCTGGCCGCAGTTGTACCGGCATTGTGGCCTATTGAGGCGGCAACGAAACCCCTCGGAATGGGGCACTCGCCGTGGTGGCTGCAGGGACCAACACAGTGAATCCTATTGAAGCAGCCGGTGCAGTGCCATCATCTACATATTTGACGATTTCATTTGCTACATACGCGCTAGCCGAGGTAGCCGGAGCGGTCGTTCCAATCAGAACCACGCTCCCACCCGTATCATGCGCGGACAGACCGCGCACCCCAACGGTCAGATTGGTGTTAAAGGTTCCATCCAGGACCCAAGAGTTACCAACCAGATGCCATTTTTCGATGCCTCCTGTCTGCATCGTCTTGTCAGTACCAGGTGTCAGATCGTCGGCAATGTACATCACGTCTGGAATTCCGTCGTTCCCGGTTCTATCCAGGAGGACGAAAGCCCCAGGGCTCGCTGTACCTGAAGCGGTATTCAGCGGAGTCGTACCCGTCCCCATTGGTATAATTGCTGTAGGGAGCGGATCGTTGGCCGGACCAACCTGGAACACGCTGTTGTACGGGGTCGTCTTGGCCGTACAATAGAGTGCACCGAAAAATATCTGGCAGTATCGAGTACTATTGGTCGCCTGCTCTAATTGTAAAGATGTCGTGGCACCAATTGGGGCAGCATAGAAGACACCGGCGTTAAGGGCTTTGTCTCCAGCGCCGCCGACCCAGAACTGCATTCCATTGTTTGTTACGGCGCTACGTGGATTGTTTTTCGAAAATGCGATCGTTCCCAGAGATGTCGACGTATCGACTGTACCGTTGGCTGAGATCAGGGCCACCGATCTCTTCTGCCCCGTCGCTTTGCTCGGATCACTTCCTGCAACACCGGCAGTCCCTGCAACGGCCGCATAGCCTGCCAAGCTCACGTAGTGCTTGTCGCCAGAGAGAGCGAGCCCCCCCTCGGAATCTGCCGATCCGGAAAGTGTAAATGGAAATGCGTCTGACATCGTCGAGGGGATGCTAATTGGCGTACCAATCACCGTTCCGTCCGATTCCGTCCTGGTCTCAATCGAGACGGCGGTGGCGTCTGCGACTGGTGCCGATCCACCTGCGCTTCCCACTCTAACTACCATGAACGTCGCAAGACAATTGCCCTGTCCGTCACAGCGGTTTCCTCCGGCCGAACTGCACAGTGTGCCAGCAGTCGGACTGGTGGCGATACTGCAGACATTGTTCAGGCATGTGTTGATACGGCATTCCGTATTGTTGGCCGAACCGCATTCAGCGTCGGTGTTGCAGCCGACACAAGTACCATCACCCTTGCAGACACCATTCGTCTGGCAAGGATGGTCGACGACGATCGGGTTGGACGGCGTTCCGTCGTCGGCACAGGCCCCCACGGTGCAGTCGTCTGAATCGGTCGGAACGTCCGCTTTATCGATATTTACCTTCGTGCTTCCATTCCCATCGCAAACAACTTTCTTGCAATCACCTAACGCTTGCGTCGCCAGGGCCGTGTCAACCGGTGTAAGAACCGTCGGATTGCACGCATGGGTCGTTTGGTTACACGTATTCATTTGGCATTCATTTGTGCTGCCACAATCTGTATCGACGTTACATCCGACACAGGTGCCCAGGCCATCGCAATGGCCCGAGACACCGCAGGTCACTTGCGTCGACTCGGGTAGGTGCTGAACCGTCCCTAAATTACAAAGGTCCTGTGTACACGGATTGCTGTCGTTTGGGGTGTCGGCATTATCGATGACGGTCGTGACCGCGCCCTGCCCGTCGCACTGATTCCGCTTACAGTCGCCGACGGTCTGGGTTGAGACCGGTGTTCCGGAGGCGCTGAAGTTGGCGCCGCAGCGGCCCGCGACGCAGGTCCGCACATTGCACTCGGTGTCGGTTCCAGGGCAGTCGGCGACGGTCACGCAGGTGACGCACAAACCGTTACCGTCGCACTGCAGATTGGGACCGCAGTTGGTGTGGGTGGGCAGGTTGGGGTTCGACGGCGAGCCGTTGACACACAGATCGCTGGTGCACGGGTTGTTGTCGACGAATGGATCGGTCGTGTCGGAGACGCCGACCACCACGCCGTGGCCGTCGCATTGTTTCTGGCTGCAATCGCCGGTGGTCTGGGCGGCGATGACTTTGCCGGCGGCGGCGAAGCTGGTACCGCAAGCGCCGTTCGTGCAGGTCCGGCTCTGGCATTCGGTGTCGGTGCCGGGGCAGGTGGTGGGGGTCAAACAGGTCACGCAGTGAGAGGCGCCGTCGCAAACCTGGGCGCCGCCGCAACTGGTGTTACGCGCGACCGGCTGGTGGGTCGGCGTCTCGCCGTTGCACTGGTCTTGGGTACACGGGTTGTTGTCGACGGGCAAGTCGGTGGCGTCGGCGACGGTCTGGATGACGCCTTGGCCGTCGCACTGCTGGATCTTGCAGTCGCCTGAGGTGCTGTCGGCCAGCTTGGTTCCGGCGGCCTTGTTGGTCACCCCGCAGATGTTCTGGGCGCAGGTGCGGGTGTGGCAGAAATTGTCGGTGCCAGGACAGTCGGAAGCCAGGTTGCAACCCAGGCACTGGCCGGTGGCGTTGCACAGCTTTCCGCCGCCGCAGGTGGTGTCTTTGGCCACCGCGCTGTGGGAAGGCACGCCGCTGGCGCAGGCGTCGGTGGTGCAAGGATTGATGTCGTCCGGAATGTCATTGTCGTCGACCACGATGGCCACGACGCCATTGGCGCCGCACTGGCGCACGTGACAGTCGCCGATCACTTGCGTCGCCAGCACCTTCCCGGTGGTCTCGTTGGCGGTGCCGCAGACGCCGGCGGTGCAGGTCCGGTGCTGGCATTCAGAATCCTGGCCGGGGCATTCGGTGGCCACCGTGCAGGGGGGCAGACCGCCCACGTCGGCGTCGCCGCCGCCGTCGATGGCGTCGTTCGGCGCGTCGTTCGCGACGTCGGCCGCATCGACCGCATCTTTGGCATCGGCGGCCGTGTCGGGCTTGTCGACGCTGGCGTCGCTGCCGCCTTTGTCGGTCGGCGTGTCCTTCGGCAGATCGGAGGCGTCGGGACTGGGCGACGTGCCTCCGCAACCATAGATAGACAGCAAGCCGATAACGACGAAGGTTAGTTGAC contains the following coding sequences:
- a CDS encoding phosphoesterase, producing the protein MKRTVGKMSMLALALLGYTSVTTLSCNSHGGSNGGTAMAQPYDNTGSVAFALQVAPGVTLTQASYSIGGPGGFSQTGTINLSNSTKIAATIAALPAGKGYHLTLSATATDGTTACAGAADFDVIAHMTTAVTIALDCHEAPRTGSVMVSGVINVCPVADGIGANPGEALVGSTIALTSAAHDTDHGPAALTYQWSASAGTLSDPAAPNPTFRCTTPGTATVSLTVADGDTTPGCANTISTQVTCTGAVSGVVQSALFVPGSPTEPMVHAGYYQGAKVCGDANNNGKCDPTEAPVTTDASGHFALLTTASAPVIADIGTDAVNTANGLPNPSRNVFRVAGAQISEQAGNVVLSPASTEIMRALEANGSDYASEKKTLSARLGVAPDQVLADANGLGAADQTAVLREEVVLAGRFSYAVTKLDRGDLYPDALAVAGGDPELTGLGGVTPATATVVETRQPITFAQAEQAAFAVEGIPRYDHIFVIMLENKSSQAILNSAFAPKINALLASGNQAASYYATGNPSEPNYTALGGADDFGITDDSQWNCDATGANAVQDLPVPDKNQPGLGSSPFATTCTQTVGTNHNIVGKQNLFTAITGAGMTWRTYSESMNPGQDFRTDSVSDPAVVAADNVYAPGTLAGNAATIGDPNLLLPLPAGLYKTKHHPGMAFQNVRSAPEFKYSNRTMGGGQWDAALMSSKAYAIPTGYDIDQLGTDLGSGNIGTLNFVVPDQCDDMHGIGVTGTSGGKSGTASDCSSVSNNVPVATGGNILARGDNYVDKLVKRIQASPLWQNPAKRMAVVIMFDEGNATADLNSCCGWKAGKSVINNPLVQNPDGTFSPDPSNAKYNLGNKGHGKSIYGVLTNQPNAPKGVSDNDVYSHFSFVRTLQDMFMLADPTSDASYMNRSKYTERFIAQNILNLPEFTGSADTHFDSVRPMNHAYVIPATYVQKGTADDSRPLQVGPDSNQINIWSLKK
- a CDS encoding PIN domain-containing protein — translated: MILVDTSVWIESFRRGGRRIDALVSLDDVVSYRAVCRKCYRDLMMIGRSATPAPQCNALAQIESPLAASVFDEAVDLYRAARKRGLTVRSSVDCLIAACALRHDLEVLHRDRDYEALASVSLLRQRNTR
- a CDS encoding type II toxin-antitoxin system VapB family antitoxin, with protein sequence MFQDGKVAGWRRFLVTKRRLIHAMRMKRANLVLRDDLLEEATRLSGEKTYSRVVERSLEEFIARRKAQQILSLQGSGLWQGDLAVVRRDAPARRARRR
- the ppc gene encoding phosphoenolpyruvate carboxylase; this encodes MKRTTAKGEDVALHEDIRFLGRLLGDTIREQAGERIFTLVENIRRTAIQYRRDHDMGSLRTLEKTIAALDQEQATHVVRAFSYFHHLANVAEDVHQNRRRRARQLTAQLPKPGTIAFALQRLRAAQVPTRKMVSFFERARVEPVLTAHPTEVQRKSILERHRAIAAYLAARDRGGAGSAQLDEIERDLRREILILWKTSEVRAVKPTVADEIENGLTYFRSTFLKVIPKLYADLETALGRGVHIGAFLRVASWIGGDRDGNPHVTHEVTGHALQRQAALILEHYLGEVHLLGSELSLSSRYVDVPPELVKLAALSPDRAVTREQEPFRRALTGIYARLAATARTLSGETPAPHAALGPAEPYATPAELIADLDVIGLSLSNDGAELVADGRLRRLRRAVEVFGFHLSSLDLRQHSAVHARVVREILARATGRDSYESLGESERQQLLLRELGTSRPLVSPHLTYSDETTEALRTLDVAAGLHQRFGARAVPNYVISMTAGPSDVFEVALLLKEAGLLVPGQEPRLGVNIIPLFETIEDLRACGGIMDQLFSSPAYRQLLESRDDIQEVMLGYSDSNKDGGFLTSNWELYKAEMSLVDVFEKHGVGIRLFHGRGGTVGRGGGPSYYAVRAQPRGSVNGQLRLTEQGEVIASKYADPVVGYRNLEALVAATMEATLLDGGSSESDRAAFYQTMEELSGHAFREYRHLVYETPGFIGYFREATPINEISHLNIGSRPSSRKSSDRIEDLRAIPWVFSWGQCRQAIPGWYGFGTAVNRYLEKERPRRVALLRAMYARWPFFRTLVDKLDMVLAKTDMGIASRYAGLVSDKKLRNAIFGRIHAEHEATRKAFFAISGAKTLLQDNRSLAYSLRNRIPYIDPLNHLQVDLLRRLRSNDGNSDELRRAVHLTINGVAAGLRNSG